TCGGCACATGGCGAAGCGGGACCGATCGTGATAGGCCTCGGCCAACCGGCGGCTGTCGTCCAGAATGACTCCGGCCGGCTGGATGACCTCGTCCGGGGGCAGCCCGCCGGCGCTGCGCCCCAGGGACATGCTTCCCCGGCAGGGATGGAAGCGGATCCCCAGGGTCGCGGCCGCGTGAATCTGGGCGTCAATCAACCGTCCCGAAGCCCCGGCCGGAAAGACGTAGTGGTGATCGGACGAGGTCGTGCAGCCGGTCCGGAGCAGTTCGCCCAAGCCGACCAGGGCCCCCGCCTCGACCGCCGCCTCATCGAGCTCCCGCCAGACCTCGTAGAGCCGGACCAGCCAGGGAAAGAGCGGGATGTCCTGGGTGGCCGGGATGTTCCGGGTGAGGGTCTGGTAGAGGTGGTGGTGGGTGTTGACGAGCCCGGGGATGACGACCATCCCGCGGGCGTCGATGACTTCGTCGAAGGTCCGACCGGAAGCCGCGGCGGCCTCCCCGAGGCCGGTTCCGATGGCCGTGATGGCCGGCCCGTCGATGGCGATGTCGGCGTTCTTGAGGCGCCGGCCGGCGTCGTCGAGGGTGATCACCCAGGACGCGTTCTTGATGAGCAGGCTCAACGCGCGGACACCCCCGTGTAGGCCGCCTCCGGCGCGGTGAGGCGCTCGATGGCCTGCCGCACCAGCGCCCTGACCATCGCCAGCCGGTACTCGGCCGAGGCCCGGACGTCGTCCCGCGGGGCCACCTCACCGGCGGCCGCCCCGGCCGCTCGGTCGATGGTCGCCTCGTCGATGACCTGCCCGATCAGGGCTGCCTCGACCCCCCGCGCCCGGATGACCGATTGGTGCAGGTTGCCCAGGGCGACGGCCGCGCGGCGGCACCGGCGGGGGTCGCCCGGTTCCATCTCCAGACGCATGGCCACGCTGGCCACCGAGATGGCCATCGCCTTCCGCTGGGCGAACTTGATGTAGCCCGATCGCTCCGTCGGCGACTGGCCGGGGATGAGGATGTGCGTCAAGAGCTCATCCCGGCGCCGGTCGGCCGTACGGGCCCCGACAAAGAACTGGGTCATCTTCACCCGGCGTTCGCCGGCGGTCGACCGGAGGACCAGCTCGGCATCCAGGGCCATCAGGGCCGGGAGGGAGTCGCCGGCCCGGGAGCCGGTGATGCAGTTGCCGCCCACGGTCCCGAGGTTCCTTATCTGCGGGGAACCGACGGTCAAGCACCCCTCGGCCAGGAGTGGGACGTGCCTCAGAACGTCTGGTGAGGCCGCCGCCCGGGCGTGGGTGACCAGGGCGCCGAGGCGGACGGTCGGCTCGCCGTTGGCGCCCGCCGTGGCAACCGCGGCGCCGGCCGGCTCGAGTCCAATCCCTCGCAACTCATCCAGCCGCGAGATGTCGAGCACGCGGGGCGGGTTCTCGCGGCCGCTGCGGATGCGGAGATGGAGGTCGGTCCCGCCGGCCAGGACGGCCGTCTCCTGCCCATGCTGGGCCAGGAACTGGAGGGCGTCCGGCAGGCTGGTGGCGATGTGTAATTCGATCGGCTTCACTTTGACCCCCCCTGTCCGTTGAGGGCCCGCCAGACCCGTTCCGGGCCGGCCGGGAGCTGATCCAGGTCGGCCCCGACGGCGTCGCGGATGGCGTTGGCCACGGCCGGAGCGGTCGGGAGCATGACGTGCTCGCCGATGCCCTTGGCCCCGTATGGTCCGACCGGGTCGGGCCGCTCCACATTGACCGTCGTCAGCTCCGGCGGCATGTCGAGGACGGTTGGGATGAGGTACTCGCTGAAGTTGCGGGTCCAGACTCGCCCGTTATCGCGGAGTTTGAACTCCTCCATGACCGCGTAGCCGAGACCCATGATCAGCCCGCCGCCGACCTGTCCCTCGACCATCAGCGGGTTCATCACCTTGCCGACGTCGACGGCGGTGAATACCCGCTCGACGGCCACCGACCCGGTGGCCTGGTCGACGGCCACCTCGACGATCTGGGTGATGTATCCGTAACTGATGTGCGGGTTGCCGGCCCCGGTCTCGGGGTCGAGGTCGCTCGTCGGCCGGACGTCCTGGGTGTTGAAGGTGAATTCGGCTTCCACCACCCGCGCCTCCGGCGCGACCTGGCCGGAGTAGTCGCGGACCAAGTTCTCCCGTTTGAATTCGGCCTGCCGGCAGGCTTCCTGCACGGCCTTACCCGAGATGTAGGTGTGCCGCGAGGCCGAGGCGCTGCCGGCGTCGGGGGTCAGGCTGGTATCGACGGTGTTGTACTTGATCGCCTCAATCGGCAGCTTCAGCTCCTGAGCGGCGATCTGGACGAGGACGGTGTGAACCCCCATCCCCACCTCGGTGGCGGCCGTGAACAGCTCGGCCGAAACCGGATGGCCCTTCTCGTCGACGGTCAGGAGGACCCTGGCCGTCGAGCGGTCCTTGAACCCGAAGCTGTAGCCGATGTTCTTGAAGGCCGTGGCCACGCCGACGCCGCGGCGCCGTCCATCGGCCATCGCCGGCAACTCGGGCTTGACCCAGCTTCCGCCGACCGACTTCCAGCCGGCCGCCAAAGCCGCGCGGCGTAAGGTCTCCTTGACCGCCACCGCCGGCGGGACCGGACCCCCGGTGGGTTGGATCGAGCCCTCGTCCCATAGGTGGCGCAGGCGGAAGGAGATCGGGTCCTCCCCGAGGGCCCGGGCGAACTTGTCGATGTGCTGCTCATAGGCCACCGGCGGCTGGGCCGTCCCGAAGCCGCGCATGGCCATGGTCGGCGGGTTGTTGGTGTGGACGACGCAGGCGTCCACCGAGACGTTGGGGATGTCGTACGGCCCGGTGGCCACCGAAAGGGCCCCGGGGACGACGGCCTTTGAGGACGACGAGTAGGCCCCGGCGTCGGCGATGACCTCGATCTTGGCGGCGGTCAGCCGACCGCCCTTGGCTCCCCACCGGTAGCGCATGATCATCGCGTGGCGCTTGCCGTGGCAGCGGACCGACTCCTCGCGGGTCCAGACCATCTTCACCGGCCCGCGGGTCTTCCAGGCCGCCAGGGCGACGATGATCTGCAGCGAGACGTCTTCCCGCCCGCCGAAGGCGCCACCCATGTAGGGGACGACCTCCCGGACCTGATTGCGCCTCAGCCCGAGGGCGTGGGCGATCTGCCGGACGTCGTCATGCGGCCATTGCCCGGCGACCACCAGGGCCACCCGGCCCTCCTCGTCGATCCAGCCCAGGCCGGCCTCGGGCTGGAGGTAGGCATGCTCGACCAGGGGCACCCGGTACTCCGACTCGATGACCAGATCGGCCTCGGCCAGGGCCCGGTCGGCGTCGCCGTGGCGGATTTTCCACCGGCCCAAGACATTGGTCCCCAGCCGCGAATGGAGCACCGGGGCATCCGGGGCCATGGCCTTGATCGGATCGAGGACCAGGGGCAGGGGCTCGTAGGTCACCCTGACCAGGCCGGCCGCCTCGGCGGCGAGGTCCTCGGTGTCGGCGACGACGACGGCCACGGCTTCGCCCGTCCAGCGGACGAGGCCGTCGGCCAGGACCTGCTGGTCCGAGTCGATCAAGCCGTATTCATTGTGCGGAACGTCCCGGCTGGTGAGGACGGCGACCACGCCCGGCAGGGCGGCCGCCGCGGCCGTGTCGATGCCGGCGATCTTGGCGTGCGGTTCGCCGGCCCAAACCACCTTGGCGTGGCGCATCCCCGGCATCGCGAAGTCGCCCGGGTACTTGGCCTGGCCGGTGACCTTCTCGAGGGCATCGATCCGGAGGACCGAACGCCCGACGACTTCGGCCCCCGCCGAATGGCCGGAGGCGCTGTGTCCGCTCACCGCCCCTCACCCGCCTTCGCCGTCGACGCCTCGGCCCCCGCGGCCGCGGTCGCCCTGGTCGCGACCATCGTCCGGGCGGCGTCCTCCACGGCCTCAATGATCTGGTAATAGCCGGTGCACCGGCAGAGGTTGCCGGCCATGGCCTCGCGGATGGTCCGCCGATCGGGGTCGGGGTTCTTGTCGAGGAGGGCCTTGGCCGACATCAACATCCCCGGGGTGCAGTAGCCACACTGGACGGCGCCGTGCTTGATGAAGGATTCCTGGAGGGGATGCAACCGGCCGTCTTCGGCCAGCCCCTCGACGGTGGTGATGTGGCGTCCGTCGGCCTGGAAAGCCAGGATCATGCAGGAGTTGACGGCCTCGCCGTCGATGATCACCGTACACGTGCCGCAGTCACCGGCCGCGCAACCCTCCTTGGTCCCGGTCAGGCCCAGCTGGTCGCGAATGACTTCCAAAAGGCTCAGGCCCGTGCTCACTCGCAGGCGGTACGACTTCCCGTTGACGAAGAGTTCGATGTCCACCTCTTTCAGGTTCATCCGCCTCCCAAAAGGTCAGAGTCGATTGGTCGATGGATGGTCCGACGCGTGGTCAAAGAGCCGTCACGAAGGCTTGACTTCCACGAGACCGAGATCGGTCAACTTCAACTCTGGGACGACCGGCAGGGCCAGGAACGAAAGGGTCATGAAGGGGTCGTAGTCCTCCTTGACGCCGAGCTTGAAGGCCAGGCGCCGGAGGCGGGAAAGGGCCGCCTCGACCTCCTCCACCGGCTTCAACGACATCAGGCCGGCGATGGGCAGGGCCATCGTCCCCAGGATCCGGCCGCCCGAGACCACGGCCAGGCCGCCGCCCATCTCGGCCACGGCGACGACGGCCAGGAGCATGTCGTCATCGCCGGCTCCGGCGACGACGATGTTGTGCGAGTCGTGGGCGACCGAGGTCGCCAGGGCCCCCTCCCTCAGGCCGAAGCCAGAGATCAGGCCGACACCGACGTTGCCGGTGGCCCGGTGCCGCTCGACCACGGCCAGCTTGACCAGGTCGGCCGCGGGGTCGGCGACGAAGCAGCCGTCGCGCACGGGGGCCTTGACCTTAAGGTGCTTGGTGACAATCTGACCGGGGATCAGGCCGATGACGTCGGCCTCCGCTCCCCTGGCCGGGACACCCAGTTGCTCCGGCCTGGGCTCGGCCATCCGGACGGTGTCCGTGACCAGCTGGTCGCGGTAGTCGGGGATGTCGACGACCAGCTTGCCGCGGTCGGCCACCAGCCGCCCATCGTGATAGACCTGCAGCGGCCGGAAGCCCTCCAGGTCTTCGAGGACGAGGAAGTCGGCCCGGTAGCCGGGGGCGACCGCCCCCAGTTCGCCCAGGCCGAAGTACTCGGCCGTGTTGATGGTGGCCATCTGGATGGCCGTCACCGGGTCCAGCCCCTCCCCCACCGCCAGGCGCAAGAGGTAGTTGATGTGGCCTTCGTCGAGGAGGTCCTTCGGGTGGCGGTCGTCGGTCACAAAGAAGCAGCGGCGCGAGGTCTTCTCGTTGACCAGGGGCAGCAGGGCCTTGAGGTTCTTGGTCACCGACCCCTCCCTGATCATCAGATGCATGCCGCGGCGCAGTTTCTCCAGCCCCTCCTCGGCGGTGGTCGACTCGTGGTCCGAGCCGATGCCGGCCAGGATGTAAGCGTTCAGCTCCTTGCCGCCCAGACCCGGGGCATGCCCGTCGACAACCGCGTCGCTCAGGGCTTCGAGCTTGGCGACCATGTCCGGCCGCCGCCCGAGGACGGCCGGCACGTCCATCACCTCACCCAGCCCGAGGACGCGGGTGTAAGTGCGGAGGGCCACCAGGTCGGCGGCGGTGAGCCGGGCCCCGCTGGTCTCCAGGTTGGTCGCCGGGACACAGGACGGGAGCATGATGTGGACCCGCATCGGCAGGTGTTCGGTGGCCCCCAGCATGTAGTGGACCCCGGCCACCCCGCCGACGTTGGCGATCTCGTGCGGGTCGGCGACGACGGCGGTCGTCCCCAGCGGGACTACGGCCCTGGCGAACTGGGCCGGCGTGACCATCGAGCTCTCGAGGTGGACGTGCCCGTCAATCAGCCCGGGGCAGACGATCCGCCCGCGCAGGTCGACTTCCTTGAGCCCGTGGTAGTCGCCGGGGCCGATGACATAGCCGTCCTCGACGGCGAAGTCGGTCTTCAGAATCTCCCCGGTGAACACGTTGACCAGGCGGGCGTTCCTGAAGACGATCTCCGGACGGCGCTCTTCCAGACCGACTCCGACTAGATCGAGGTGCAAAGCGGACCCCTCCGTTCGAGGAAGCGGCCGGCACCGGGACGACCGAGGAATTGCCCGTCCCGATAGATCAGCCGTCCCCGGGCGATCGTCATCGTCACCCGTCCCCGGGCCTTGAGTCCTTCGAAGACCGTGTGGTCGCAACGCGAATGAAGCTCGCCGCGGGCCACCGTCCATTCCCCATCCGGGTCGACAATGGCCAGGTCGGCGTCGCTCCCCGGGGCCACCCTCCCCTTGCGGGGCCAGAGTCCGAAGAGCCGGGCCGGGTTGGCTGCCGTCAGCTCGACCACCCGTTCGAGGCTGAGCCGCCCCTGGGCGGCGCCGGTCAAGAGGGTCGCCAGGATCAGCTCGGTCCCGCCGATGCCGGCCGGAGCGCCGACGAAGGAGCGGGCGGCTGCGGCCTTCTGCCCCTCGTTGAACGGGCAGTGGTCGCTCGAGACGACCTGGACGCTTCCGTCGGCCAGGGCCGCCCAGAGGGCCGCCCGGTCCGCCTCGCCCCGGAGGGGTGGGTTCATCAAGAACCTATAGCCGTCGGGACGATTGTAGCCCTCGTCCGTCAAGAGCAGGTAGTGCGGACAGGTCTCGGCGAAGACCGTGCCGCCCGCCGCGCGGGCCCGCTTGATCTCGGCCAGGCCGGCCGCGGTCGATAGATGAAAGACGTAAAGCGGGGCCGAGGCCGCGTCGGCCAGACGGCAGGCCCGGGCGATAGCCTCGCTCTCGGCCCTGACCGGCCGGCTGGCGGCGAAGTCGGCCATGGTCGTCCGGGCGCCCCGCTGGAACTTGGCCTGGGTGGCCTCGATTGTCTCGTTGTCCTCGGCATGGACCCCGCCGAGCCCGCCAATCCTGGTCGTCTCGGAGAGGAGACGCGACAGGGTCTCGTCTGAGGCCATCAGGCCGCGGGTCCGGTAAGTCAGGTAGAGCTTGAAGCTGGAGACCCCGCGCACGGCCAGCTCGCCGGCTTCGTCGACGTGGCCCGGCTGGACGATCACCCCGTGCAGTCCGTAGTCGATGGCCGCCCGACCGGCCGCCTGGGCCATCCGGGCCGACAGGGCGGCGCCGGCGCTCTGCCCTGGCTCAGGCGTGGCGAAGTCGATGAAGGTGGTTACCCCGCCGCAGGCCGCCGAGATCGAGCCGGACTCGAAGTCGTCGGCCGTGGCCGCGTCACCTGAACCCAGGCCGAAGTGGACGTGGGCGTCGATGGCCCCGGGGAACACGAGCCGGCCGCCGGCGTCGACGACTTCACGGGCGCCGAGGCCGTCCCGCTCGCCGAGCCCATCCGGGCCCACGCTCCCCACCTCGACCACCGCGGCGATCTTCCCGCCGATGATCCCGACGTCGGCCCGGCGGCGGCCCTCCGGCCCGACGACCGTCCCGCCCCTAACCACCAAGTCGAAAGGCTTCATCCGCTCGCCCCCCTCGCCGGCCCAACGTTTGGCGGCTAGGGCCGGCCGCCCATGGTCAGGGCCATGACCGCCTTCTGGACGTGGAGTCGGTTCTCGGCCTGGTCGTAGACGACCGACTGCGGCCCGTCGATGACCTCGTCGGTGACCTCGACGTTACGGTCGGCCGGTAGCGGATGCATGTAGATGGCTTCCGGCGCGGCCAGCTTCATCCGCCTGGCGTCGCAGCACCAGCCGGGGTACTTCTTGATCAGGGCGAGGCCCTCTTCTTTGCTCTTCGTCGTCACCAGAGGACCCCAGCTCTTCGGGTAAACCACGTGGGCGCCCTTGAAGGCCTCGTCCATGTCGTGGACGATCTCGAACTTCGAGCCGGCCTTCCTGGCGTTCTCCTTAGCCTGTTTGACAATGTCCGGCATCAGCTCGAACTCCGGAGGGTGAGCCAGGGTGACGTCGAGCCCGAGGCGCGGGGCCATCAGGATCAGGCTTTGCGGGACCGAGATCGGCCGAACGTAGGCCGGGGCCGAGGTCCACGAGACGACGATCTTCCGGCCCCGCAGGTTCGTCCCGAAGTACTCCCGGATGGTCATCATGTCGGCCAAGATCTGGAACGGGTGATAGATGTCGCACTGCATGTTGAAGACCGGGACCCGGGAGTGTTTGGCCACGTCGTTGAGGTACTTGTTGCCTTCGCCGAGGACCGTGTGCCGGATGGCCAACCCATGCCCGTAACGGCTGAGGACGCAGGCGGTGTCCTTGGCGTTCTCACCGTGGGAGATTTGGAGCTTGTCGGGGGTCAGGTCGTGGGCGTGCCCGCCGAGCTGGGTCATCCCCGCTTCGAAGGAGTTCCGGGTCCGGGTCGAGTTGTCAAAGAAGATCATGAAGAGGGTCTTGTCCTCGAGCCACTTGGTCTTCTCGCCCAGGGCGAACCGACGCTTGAGGTCGTCGGCCGTCTCGAAGACATGCTTCAGTTCCTGGTCGTCGAAGTCCATGTCGGTGATGTAGTTCCGGCCCCGCAACATCGCTCTGCTCACGCCTTGGTCCCTCCTTGCGCCGGGTCCTTCAACGCCGCCGTGGCCGACGTCGGGAAGAGGGCGTACCACGCCGCCGCCTTGACCAGATCGTCGATCTTGACCCATTCCCGAACGGTGTGGGCGAGGACCTCGTTGCCGGGGGCGTAGCCGATGGTCGGCACGCCGTGCACGCCGGCCACGGTCACCCCGTCGGTGCTGAAGACCCACTTGCCCACGGACGGCTTGGTCCCAAAGAGGGCCTCGGCCGCTTTGACCCCGGCGGTCACGGCCGGGTGGTCCTCCGGCGTGACCCAGGTCCGGTACTCCTTGGGCTGCCTGGTCGGACAGCCCGTGTGGCTCCTGGTGTCGTAATCCAGCAGCGAGACCTCGGCCGCCGG
Above is a genomic segment from Bacillota bacterium containing:
- a CDS encoding ornithine carbamoyltransferase — encoded protein: MLRGRNYITDMDFDDQELKHVFETADDLKRRFALGEKTKWLEDKTLFMIFFDNSTRTRNSFEAGMTQLGGHAHDLTPDKLQISHGENAKDTACVLSRYGHGLAIRHTVLGEGNKYLNDVAKHSRVPVFNMQCDIYHPFQILADMMTIREYFGTNLRGRKIVVSWTSAPAYVRPISVPQSLILMAPRLGLDVTLAHPPEFELMPDIVKQAKENARKAGSKFEIVHDMDEAFKGAHVVYPKSWGPLVTTKSKEEGLALIKKYPGWCCDARRMKLAAPEAIYMHPLPADRNVEVTDEVIDGPQSVVYDQAENRLHVQKAVMALTMGGRP
- a CDS encoding xanthine dehydrogenase family protein subunit M, producing MKPIELHIATSLPDALQFLAQHGQETAVLAGGTDLHLRIRSGRENPPRVLDISRLDELRGIGLEPAGAAVATAGANGEPTVRLGALVTHARAAASPDVLRHVPLLAEGCLTVGSPQIRNLGTVGGNCITGSRAGDSLPALMALDAELVLRSTAGERRVKMTQFFVGARTADRRRDELLTHILIPGQSPTERSGYIKFAQRKAMAISVASVAMRLEMEPGDPRRCRRAAVALGNLHQSVIRARGVEAALIGQVIDEATIDRAAGAAAGEVAPRDDVRASAEYRLAMVRALVRQAIERLTAPEAAYTGVSAR
- the hydA gene encoding dihydropyrimidinase, which translates into the protein MKPFDLVVRGGTVVGPEGRRRADVGIIGGKIAAVVEVGSVGPDGLGERDGLGAREVVDAGGRLVFPGAIDAHVHFGLGSGDAATADDFESGSISAACGGVTTFIDFATPEPGQSAGAALSARMAQAAGRAAIDYGLHGVIVQPGHVDEAGELAVRGVSSFKLYLTYRTRGLMASDETLSRLLSETTRIGGLGGVHAEDNETIEATQAKFQRGARTTMADFAASRPVRAESEAIARACRLADAASAPLYVFHLSTAAGLAEIKRARAAGGTVFAETCPHYLLLTDEGYNRPDGYRFLMNPPLRGEADRAALWAALADGSVQVVSSDHCPFNEGQKAAAARSFVGAPAGIGGTELILATLLTGAAQGRLSLERVVELTAANPARLFGLWPRKGRVAPGSDADLAIVDPDGEWTVARGELHSRCDHTVFEGLKARGRVTMTIARGRLIYRDGQFLGRPGAGRFLERRGPLCTSI
- a CDS encoding xanthine dehydrogenase family protein molybdopterin-binding subunit, with the translated sequence MSGHSASGHSAGAEVVGRSVLRIDALEKVTGQAKYPGDFAMPGMRHAKVVWAGEPHAKIAGIDTAAAAALPGVVAVLTSRDVPHNEYGLIDSDQQVLADGLVRWTGEAVAVVVADTEDLAAEAAGLVRVTYEPLPLVLDPIKAMAPDAPVLHSRLGTNVLGRWKIRHGDADRALAEADLVIESEYRVPLVEHAYLQPEAGLGWIDEEGRVALVVAGQWPHDDVRQIAHALGLRRNQVREVVPYMGGAFGGREDVSLQIIVALAAWKTRGPVKMVWTREESVRCHGKRHAMIMRYRWGAKGGRLTAAKIEVIADAGAYSSSSKAVVPGALSVATGPYDIPNVSVDACVVHTNNPPTMAMRGFGTAQPPVAYEQHIDKFARALGEDPISFRLRHLWDEGSIQPTGGPVPPAVAVKETLRRAALAAGWKSVGGSWVKPELPAMADGRRRGVGVATAFKNIGYSFGFKDRSTARVLLTVDEKGHPVSAELFTAATEVGMGVHTVLVQIAAQELKLPIEAIKYNTVDTSLTPDAGSASASRHTYISGKAVQEACRQAEFKRENLVRDYSGQVAPEARVVEAEFTFNTQDVRPTSDLDPETGAGNPHISYGYITQIVEVAVDQATGSVAVERVFTAVDVGKVMNPLMVEGQVGGGLIMGLGYAVMEEFKLRDNGRVWTRNFSEYLIPTVLDMPPELTTVNVERPDPVGPYGAKGIGEHVMLPTAPAVANAIRDAVGADLDQLPAGPERVWRALNGQGGSK
- a CDS encoding (2Fe-2S)-binding protein; translated protein: MKEVDIELFVNGKSYRLRVSTGLSLLEVIRDQLGLTGTKEGCAAGDCGTCTVIIDGEAVNSCMILAFQADGRHITTVEGLAEDGRLHPLQESFIKHGAVQCGYCTPGMLMSAKALLDKNPDPDRRTIREAMAGNLCRCTGYYQIIEAVEDAARTMVATRATAAAGAEASTAKAGEGR
- the ade gene encoding adenine deaminase, producing the protein MHLDLVGVGLEERRPEIVFRNARLVNVFTGEILKTDFAVEDGYVIGPGDYHGLKEVDLRGRIVCPGLIDGHVHLESSMVTPAQFARAVVPLGTTAVVADPHEIANVGGVAGVHYMLGATEHLPMRVHIMLPSCVPATNLETSGARLTAADLVALRTYTRVLGLGEVMDVPAVLGRRPDMVAKLEALSDAVVDGHAPGLGGKELNAYILAGIGSDHESTTAEEGLEKLRRGMHLMIREGSVTKNLKALLPLVNEKTSRRCFFVTDDRHPKDLLDEGHINYLLRLAVGEGLDPVTAIQMATINTAEYFGLGELGAVAPGYRADFLVLEDLEGFRPLQVYHDGRLVADRGKLVVDIPDYRDQLVTDTVRMAEPRPEQLGVPARGAEADVIGLIPGQIVTKHLKVKAPVRDGCFVADPAADLVKLAVVERHRATGNVGVGLISGFGLREGALATSVAHDSHNIVVAGAGDDDMLLAVVAVAEMGGGLAVVSGGRILGTMALPIAGLMSLKPVEEVEAALSRLRRLAFKLGVKEDYDPFMTLSFLALPVVPELKLTDLGLVEVKPS
- a CDS encoding amidohydrolase family protein, coding for MSLLIKNASWVITLDDAGRRLKNADIAIDGPAITAIGTGLGEAAAASGRTFDEVIDARGMVVIPGLVNTHHHLYQTLTRNIPATQDIPLFPWLVRLYEVWRELDEAAVEAGALVGLGELLRTGCTTSSDHHYVFPAGASGRLIDAQIHAAATLGIRFHPCRGSMSLGRSAGGLPPDEVIQPAGVILDDSRRLAEAYHDRSRFAMCR